The Ignavibacteriota bacterium genome contains the following window.
TGCACCCTATCTCTTCCATAGTTTCACGCAAAGCAGTACTGAGAGCTGTTTCATCACCCTCAATAGTTCCCGTAATAACCTGCCATATACCAGGGTAAACTTTTACGTTTTGACTTCTTTTTAGCACAAGATATTTAGTAGCCTGAATTTCCTCAAAATAGGATGCTACATGAACCTGAACTGTCTCAGAAACAAACTTTATCATTGTTTACCTCACTTTTTCAATCGCCCATTTAAACACTTTAAGATATTCCAGTGCAGATTTACCTGAAGAAAAATTATTAGACATTGCGTTCTGTCGTATAATGTCCCAATGTGGATAATTGTTATAAACCGACAGCCCACGGCGTATAGAATAAGCAAAATCATCCGCATTGTATTGCCAGAACAAAAATCCTGATCCTTCTCCTGAGTCCCGACTGTATTCTTTGATTGTATCAGCAAGACCACCTGTGATTCTTGCAATCGGAATTGTACCGTATTTCATAGCATACATTTGAGTCAGCCCGCAGGGTTCGAATCTTGATGGCATCAGGAAGAAGTCAGCCGCTGCGAACATTCTGTGGGAAAGAGTATTGTTATAACCAATATTTATAATCGCAAGTTTCGGAAATTTCCATTTTATGTAGTTGAAAAAATCAGTATATCGTCTTTCACCAGTACCAAGAAGTGCAATTCTGAACATACTGTTTTCAAGATAATATTCGAGTTTGGCAATCAGCAAGTCAATTCCTTTTTGCTCTGTCAGTCTTGAAACCATTCCAATTAGTGGCAAATCAAGATTGTCTTCATCTGTGAGGCCATGCTCATATAGAAATTTGATTTTATTAGATTTTTTAGGTTCAATATTATCTTTTGAATATTTATCATAAATATTGGGGTCAGTTTCCGGATTCCAGTCGTCATAATATACACCATTCAGAACACCTATTAAATCAGCTCCTCTTTGATTCAGCTCATCCTGCAGCCCTTCACTGTAATAAGGGTAACGGATTTCTTTGGCATAAGTTTGGCTGACAGTAGTAATCTTATCAGCGAACATTATACCGGCTTTCATAGCATTGACCGAGCCATTTTTTTCGAACCATGAGCCCGGAAAGAAGTTATGCATCCCAAATCCTGAATAGAGCATCGCATTTTCAGGATTGAATTTTCCCTGATATGCAAGATTATGAATTGTATAAACTCCGGCAGTGCCACTGAAATGCGGGTCATGTAAATAATATGATTTTAAAAATGCCATAGCAAAAGCTGTATGAAAATCGTGGGCATGAATAATGTCAGGTTTAAAATTAAGTGCTTTGGCTGTTTCGAATATTGCTCGGCTAAAAAAAATGAAGCGTCTGTCATTATCGCCGTACTCGTTTGGGTCGCCATAGATACCATTTCTATCGAAGTAATGATTATGCTCAATCATATAAATCGGTACATTGCTGTTCGGCATAAATCCATGCCAAAGTCTGGCATATTCAGTCCAGTATCCCATTGGGACTATCAAAGTGAGATTTGTCGGCTCAATTCCATACTTGTAAGTGTCAATAAAACCATACTTGGGCATAACAACTATTGGTGTCTGTCCATATTTTGACCATTCAAGCGGAAGCGATGCCGCAATGTCAGCTAAACCGCCCGCTTTAGCATAAGGGTCAACTTCAGAAGATGCTAATAATATGTTCATTCAAATATTTTTTTTTAAAAATGTCAATACTAAAAATATAAAGATAAACATATAGTTGCTAATATGAAATTAAAATTTGTTATTTTGTATCTTTAAAAGTGTATTATTTTAAAAATGTTTTCAAATAAGTGAAAAAATCAAAGCCGGATACAGATTACTATAAGCTTCAAATTGAGGATGGAGTCCTTCATTTGAATGTTTTAATGCCTCTTATTTACTCAAATTCCGAATATTTTCGTAGTGTATTGAGTGAAATAGGAAAAATAAAAGATATTTCAAAAATTGAAATTGATTTTTCTCTTCAAGATAATTTCGACACATATT
Protein-coding sequences here:
- a CDS encoding glycogen synthase, which codes for MNILLASSEVDPYAKAGGLADIAASLPLEWSKYGQTPIVVMPKYGFIDTYKYGIEPTNLTLIVPMGYWTEYARLWHGFMPNSNVPIYMIEHNHYFDRNGIYGDPNEYGDNDRRFIFFSRAIFETAKALNFKPDIIHAHDFHTAFAMAFLKSYYLHDPHFSGTAGVYTIHNLAYQGKFNPENAMLYSGFGMHNFFPGSWFEKNGSVNAMKAGIMFADKITTVSQTYAKEIRYPYYSEGLQDELNQRGADLIGVLNGVYYDDWNPETDPNIYDKYSKDNIEPKKSNKIKFLYEHGLTDEDNLDLPLIGMVSRLTEQKGIDLLIAKLEYYLENSMFRIALLGTGERRYTDFFNYIKWKFPKLAIINIGYNNTLSHRMFAAADFFLMPSRFEPCGLTQMYAMKYGTIPIARITGGLADTIKEYSRDSGEGSGFLFWQYNADDFAYSIRRGLSVYNNYPHWDIIRQNAMSNNFSSGKSALEYLKVFKWAIEKVR